In one Neobacillus sp. WH10 genomic region, the following are encoded:
- a CDS encoding GerAB/ArcD/ProY family transporter — MKVNLHPKESLLFNAFLLIFIIHSVQEGVGIIGLPRIVFLNAKHDAWIAVFLAGGFTAVVLWFMMMMLKQYDSADLFGIHADVFGKWLGNFLSFVYLLYLTACFCIIILNYIEIVQVWIFPNLPTWQLALVLILLAVYAVHGGIRVMVGVSFLSVTGTLWLLLVLCIPLRYIDTTHMFPIMNVDITHMIKGIKSVTLSIIGFELLMFVYPFVKEKRRALLYVQLGNLFTTLSFTLITLISILFFAEDTLSKVIWPVISMLKIVRLPNLERFEFLAVSFWMLVILPNICLYLWAASKGFSRIIKRTQKMGIWIIAIIAFGASFFIKSRYQMNLITGMISKAGFYAAYCYPVILSIIVYLKKWLLRRKQSHAEPS, encoded by the coding sequence ATGAAAGTAAATTTACATCCAAAGGAAAGTTTACTGTTTAATGCTTTTCTCCTCATCTTTATTATTCACTCCGTCCAAGAAGGAGTAGGGATTATCGGGCTCCCAAGGATTGTATTTTTAAACGCAAAACATGATGCCTGGATTGCTGTATTCCTTGCAGGGGGTTTCACCGCTGTTGTCTTGTGGTTCATGATGATGATGCTTAAACAATATGACAGTGCTGATTTATTTGGTATTCATGCTGATGTTTTCGGAAAATGGCTGGGGAACTTCCTTAGTTTTGTCTATTTGCTCTATTTGACAGCTTGTTTCTGTATCATTATTTTGAATTATATCGAAATCGTCCAGGTTTGGATTTTCCCCAATTTGCCAACCTGGCAGCTTGCACTTGTACTAATCCTGTTAGCTGTTTATGCTGTCCATGGCGGTATTAGAGTCATGGTTGGTGTATCTTTTCTTTCAGTTACGGGGACTTTATGGCTCTTGCTTGTTTTATGTATACCGCTGCGTTACATAGACACCACTCATATGTTTCCAATTATGAATGTAGATATCACACACATGATAAAGGGAATTAAAAGTGTAACGTTATCGATTATCGGTTTTGAATTACTTATGTTTGTTTACCCGTTTGTAAAGGAGAAACGGAGAGCTCTTTTATATGTGCAATTGGGTAATCTCTTCACAACGCTTTCCTTTACACTTATCACATTGATATCCATTCTCTTTTTTGCGGAAGATACCCTTAGTAAAGTCATCTGGCCTGTGATATCAATGTTAAAAATTGTCCGTCTTCCCAATCTAGAAAGATTTGAATTTTTAGCTGTTTCCTTTTGGATGCTCGTTATTTTACCAAATATATGCCTCTACTTATGGGCAGCCTCAAAGGGATTTTCTAGAATAATAAAACGGACTCAGAAAATGGGGATTTGGATTATTGCAATAATTGCTTTCGGCGCATCCTTCTTCATAAAATCTAGATATCAAATGAATCTTATTACAGGTATGATTTCTAAGGCCGGTTTTTATGCAGCATATTGTTATCCTGTCATTCTTTCCATTATTGTCTACTTGAAGAAATGGTTATTAAGGAGGAAACAATCACATGCCGAACCATCCTAA
- a CDS encoding spore germination protein: protein MFKWLAGKKSTEGSKPHSLMIDELKEQIKSQLNVGEDLTFRTIKRDGDKLVLSYMNSLIDTTTLDEFIIAPIQDNTHTEWTCEGIAQILPIANLSAQNQLDKVVEGINVGKVYIYVEGQPYGILGDVSKTVERGVEKAETESLVYGPKISFTESLIGNMNILRQNIKDINLCMEDLTVGTRTKTKAKLVYIKDIADEENVNAFREKISQLEIDYVAGTTVLGQLIENNSWTVFPQLVTTELPDRVTIALLHGKVVVLMDRSPDVLYGPSPFFTFFESTEDVYMRWNMGLALRLLRIFAAFLSVLLTPAYVAVLTYHYEVIPSPLLVSLGQSRANVPFPPMFEALLLEFFIELLREAGARLPTKVGQTMGIVGGIVIGQAAVNAGFTSNILIIIIALSALGSFTTPSYIMGTAIRIIRFPIILLAGFWGGIGIMLAFCFFIIHLLKLDTLGGSYLSPVYPLRWKDLGYSFFRVPTQYLSERPLTNHPIDAQRFSAQKVKKKDVDE from the coding sequence ATGTTCAAATGGTTAGCTGGAAAAAAGTCCACCGAAGGATCGAAGCCACATAGTTTAATGATTGATGAATTAAAGGAACAGATAAAAAGTCAACTCAATGTGGGAGAAGATCTGACTTTTAGAACCATAAAACGAGATGGTGACAAACTTGTTCTTTCATATATGAATAGCCTAATTGATACAACCACCCTTGATGAATTTATTATTGCGCCCATTCAAGACAACACCCATACCGAATGGACCTGTGAAGGAATTGCGCAAATCCTCCCTATTGCCAATTTATCCGCTCAAAATCAATTAGATAAAGTAGTAGAGGGGATAAACGTAGGAAAGGTATACATTTATGTTGAAGGCCAGCCTTATGGAATACTCGGTGATGTTAGTAAAACGGTAGAAAGAGGAGTTGAAAAGGCAGAAACGGAATCACTTGTTTATGGGCCCAAAATTTCCTTTACCGAATCACTTATCGGCAATATGAATATTTTAAGACAAAACATCAAAGATATAAACCTATGCATGGAGGATTTGACGGTTGGAACAAGAACAAAAACAAAGGCAAAGCTAGTCTATATAAAAGACATAGCTGATGAAGAAAATGTCAACGCATTTCGAGAGAAAATAAGTCAACTCGAGATTGATTATGTTGCCGGCACAACAGTCCTTGGTCAATTAATTGAAAATAATAGTTGGACTGTTTTCCCGCAATTAGTGACAACAGAACTTCCTGATCGTGTCACGATTGCCTTATTGCATGGGAAAGTTGTTGTTTTAATGGACAGGAGCCCAGACGTCCTATATGGGCCATCTCCATTTTTTACCTTTTTCGAATCAACAGAAGATGTGTATATGCGGTGGAACATGGGGCTTGCTCTAAGATTATTGCGAATATTTGCAGCTTTTTTATCTGTTCTTCTCACACCAGCCTATGTAGCAGTTTTGACCTATCATTATGAAGTCATTCCTTCGCCATTGCTTGTTTCATTGGGACAATCAAGAGCGAACGTACCATTTCCACCTATGTTTGAGGCACTTCTGCTTGAATTTTTTATTGAGCTATTACGTGAGGCAGGAGCTAGGCTGCCAACTAAGGTCGGTCAAACTATGGGTATCGTTGGCGGTATTGTCATCGGGCAAGCTGCAGTAAACGCCGGATTTACAAGTAATATTTTAATTATTATCATTGCACTGAGTGCGCTTGGCTCATTTACCACTCCTAGTTATATAATGGGTACGGCTATTAGGATCATACGGTTTCCGATTATTTTATTAGCGGGTTTTTGGGGAGGAATCGGGATCATGCTTGCTTTTTGTTTTTTTATCATTCACCTTTTAAAATTGGACACATTGGGAGGTTCCTATCTTTCACCTGTTTATCCGTTGAGATGGAAAGATTTGGGATATAGTTTCTTTCGTGTACCAACTCAATATCTTTCAGAACGGCCATTAACGAACCACCCAATCGATGCTCAAAGATTTTCAGCGCAAAAAGTGAAAAAAAAGGATGTAGATGAATAG
- a CDS encoding HypC/HybG/HupF family hydrogenase formation chaperone, with product MCVGVPAKVVKKMEYSAVVDVMGSQTTVGTIFVPEVELGNYVIVHAGQAMSIVDETYAKQSVEEWRRLVDARNAETVE from the coding sequence ATGTGCGTTGGAGTACCAGCAAAGGTAGTGAAAAAAATGGAATACAGTGCAGTCGTGGATGTAATGGGTTCCCAGACGACGGTAGGAACCATTTTTGTACCTGAAGTCGAGCTAGGTAATTATGTCATTGTTCATGCGGGTCAGGCCATGAGTATTGTCGATGAAACCTATGCAAAGCAAAGTGTGGAAGAATGGAGGAGGCTTGTAGATGCTCGAAATGCTGAAACAGTCGAATAA
- a CDS encoding DegV family protein encodes MSKIKIVTDSTLDITNEMAEKLGIIIVPLAVTINGETYLDRVDIDPVEFIEKMSGSKDLPKSSQPSAGAFLEVYDRLGEEGYEVLSIHMTGKMSGTVRSAESAAQMTETKVTVFDSKYISKALSFQVREAAEMAKLGKSIEEILERLETVRDHTKLYIMVDTLENLVKGGRIGKGKAFIGSLLNIKPIASLEGAEYTPVTKLRSHSQVVKFMAKQFAEDVKGKTIRGVGIAHAEAYELAVKIKDSIFELTGFQDVEIDYTNPIVSTHTGKGAFALMFYYE; translated from the coding sequence ATGAGCAAAATAAAAATTGTAACCGATTCAACATTGGATATAACAAATGAAATGGCGGAAAAGCTGGGTATTATTATTGTGCCTTTGGCAGTAACAATAAATGGAGAAACCTATTTAGATCGGGTGGATATCGATCCTGTTGAATTTATTGAAAAAATGAGTGGTTCCAAAGATTTACCAAAAAGCTCCCAGCCTTCTGCAGGTGCCTTTCTTGAAGTCTATGACCGTCTTGGTGAAGAAGGTTATGAAGTATTATCCATTCATATGACGGGAAAAATGAGCGGAACAGTGCGCTCAGCGGAAAGTGCAGCCCAGATGACAGAAACAAAAGTTACTGTTTTCGATTCAAAGTATATTTCGAAAGCCCTTTCCTTTCAAGTAAGGGAAGCTGCAGAGATGGCCAAACTGGGGAAAAGTATCGAGGAAATTCTCGAGCGATTAGAGACTGTACGTGATCATACAAAATTATACATTATGGTTGATACGTTAGAGAACCTTGTGAAGGGCGGACGAATCGGGAAAGGAAAGGCTTTTATCGGTTCCCTATTAAACATCAAACCGATTGCCTCCCTTGAAGGAGCGGAATATACGCCGGTGACAAAGTTACGCAGTCATTCACAGGTTGTTAAATTTATGGCCAAGCAGTTTGCTGAAGATGTAAAAGGGAAGACCATCCGAGGTGTTGGAATTGCGCATGCTGAGGCCTATGAGCTGGCTGTAAAAATAAAAGACAGTATTTTTGAATTAACAGGATTTCAAGACGTGGAAATTGATTACACTAATCCAATCGTCAGCACACACACTGGAAAAGGTGCATTTGCGTTAATGTTTTATTATGAATAA
- the hypD gene encoding hydrogenase formation protein HypD produces the protein MLEMLKQSNNPEICKPLVEAVIAKSKEFQKKFGRKPAFMEVCGSHTMSLARTGVKQCLKEDVNLISGPGCPVCVTDQRSIDAMVALAEGENRIICTFGDMMRVPGSNKTLLDAKIAGKDIRVLYSPIDTIKVAEENPDKEVIFLGVGFETTIPILTLMVGEAEKRGIKNFSIWMTTKLVEPVLRYLLDAGEVNLDGFLLPGHVSIVLGENSYKYLVDEYNISGVITGFETAELLTGIYKLIDIALTGRAAIENNHPAVVSKSGNRVIHKWIDQYLTECDEAWRGIGVIPKSGLDLKPEYDQFNAKKRFTVEIGEPRKTKCRCGEVIRGLISPNECQLFGKACHPMNPIGPCMVSAEGSCAAFYQYMRESY, from the coding sequence ATGCTCGAAATGCTGAAACAGTCGAATAATCCTGAAATTTGTAAGCCGCTTGTCGAAGCAGTTATTGCAAAATCAAAAGAATTCCAGAAGAAGTTTGGCCGTAAGCCTGCGTTTATGGAGGTTTGCGGCTCTCATACAATGTCGCTTGCACGCACAGGGGTTAAGCAATGCTTGAAAGAGGATGTGAATCTCATATCCGGTCCAGGATGTCCTGTCTGTGTAACGGATCAGCGCTCGATCGACGCTATGGTGGCTCTCGCGGAAGGTGAGAATAGGATTATCTGTACATTCGGCGATATGATGAGGGTACCTGGGTCAAATAAAACACTCCTGGATGCCAAGATTGCCGGAAAGGATATCCGCGTATTATATTCGCCAATTGATACGATTAAGGTTGCTGAAGAAAACCCAGACAAAGAAGTTATTTTTCTTGGAGTAGGTTTTGAAACAACAATTCCAATTCTTACCTTAATGGTAGGGGAAGCGGAAAAACGAGGGATTAAGAATTTTTCCATTTGGATGACAACCAAGCTAGTGGAACCGGTTCTTCGCTATTTATTGGATGCCGGTGAAGTCAATTTGGATGGATTCTTGCTTCCTGGTCATGTATCGATTGTTCTGGGTGAGAATTCCTATAAATACTTAGTTGATGAATACAACATTTCCGGGGTGATTACTGGCTTTGAAACAGCAGAATTGCTCACAGGTATTTATAAATTAATTGATATCGCCTTAACGGGAAGGGCTGCCATTGAAAATAATCATCCCGCAGTTGTCAGTAAATCCGGAAATCGGGTGATTCACAAATGGATTGATCAGTACTTGACGGAATGTGATGAGGCATGGCGTGGTATAGGTGTCATTCCGAAAAGTGGGTTAGATTTAAAACCAGAATACGATCAGTTTAATGCAAAGAAACGATTTACGGTGGAAATTGGGGAGCCAAGGAAAACAAAATGCCGCTGTGGTGAAGTCATACGTGGATTAATTTCTCCTAATGAATGTCAATTGTTCGGTAAAGCTTGCCACCCAATGAATCCGATTGGTCCATGTATGGTCTCAGCTGAAGGAAGCTGTGCGGCATTTTATCAATACATGAGGGAGAGCTATTAA
- the hypF gene encoding carbamoyltransferase HypF — translation MDTAVKIAVRGRVQGVGFRPFVFQLADKYQLSGTVQNNMDGVNIHLEGALVNVQAFLSELKKKAPRLSKIYEILVEKAESQNLTGFTIIPSERIGTSTLVIPIDSGVCDDCLNEMNDPKDFRYQYPFINCTQCGPRYTIIEELPYDRPYTSMKSFPMCDDCRREYEDPTNRRHHAQPIACPTCGPIVRLLDVNGLEVDSEIPIKAAVMLLKEGKILAIKGIGGYHLCCDARNEQAVAALRKRKKRPLRPLAVMAASISEVEGLAELDRNERDLLKSPESPIVVLKKNDQYSLADSVAPGMSTIGVMLPYTPLHHLLFTDSDLACLVMTSANPSGMPILFKDEDALQYLATIADFYLVHNREILHPVDDSVIQMNDGKLDFLRRSRGYVPDPFSTSQDVTGIVAFGGQQKTTFTIGRNEQIFVGPHIGDLENIETIDHYEQELEHLLRWIDTPKTTAVIDAHPAYHIQNLAKEYKFDEIIEVQHHHAHMAACLEEHQISGKAYGIILDGTGFGLDGNIWGFEILYGDPFEFERIAHLHYTPLPGGEKCIREPWRNAAAMLISLHGEEGMALAKAIFTDKLSEIDILNAMIKRNVNTVYAGTCGRLFDAVSALCGVTKVSSYDGEAAIQLAELADDRVLFEPYPFELMNKELLTINFSKMVKEIALDVITGKEVKTISGRFHETVVQAIVSALVYLNEKNPAAEKTVVLSGGSFHNRYLRKRITAELRERSFKVFVPEKVPCNDGGLSFGQLIVAAAKRSVNQCALEYQQR, via the coding sequence ATGGATACAGCAGTAAAGATTGCCGTCCGCGGCAGGGTGCAGGGCGTCGGCTTCCGGCCGTTCGTCTTTCAGCTTGCAGACAAATACCAGCTGAGTGGAACCGTTCAGAATAATATGGACGGCGTTAACATTCACCTTGAGGGGGCTTTAGTGAATGTTCAAGCATTTTTATCGGAGTTAAAAAAAAAGGCTCCTAGACTATCAAAAATATATGAGATATTGGTAGAAAAGGCTGAGTCTCAAAACCTAACCGGATTTACCATCATTCCGAGTGAACGGATTGGTACATCAACGCTAGTTATTCCAATTGATTCGGGTGTTTGCGATGATTGCTTGAACGAAATGAATGACCCAAAGGATTTTCGTTATCAATACCCGTTTATCAATTGCACCCAGTGTGGTCCGCGCTACACCATTATCGAGGAATTGCCCTATGACAGGCCTTACACATCGATGAAGAGCTTTCCAATGTGCGACGATTGCAGAAGAGAGTATGAAGATCCCACTAACCGGCGTCACCACGCCCAGCCAATTGCATGTCCAACATGCGGACCAATTGTACGCTTACTTGATGTTAATGGGTTGGAAGTAGATTCAGAGATACCAATCAAAGCTGCGGTCATGTTGTTAAAAGAAGGGAAAATTTTAGCGATAAAAGGAATTGGCGGTTATCATCTTTGCTGCGATGCTCGTAATGAGCAGGCAGTGGCTGCATTACGAAAAAGGAAAAAACGGCCATTGCGGCCGCTTGCGGTTATGGCTGCTTCCATTTCAGAAGTGGAAGGTCTTGCCGAATTGGATAGGAATGAACGTGACCTGTTGAAAAGTCCGGAGTCACCGATTGTGGTCCTAAAGAAAAATGACCAATATTCGCTTGCTGATAGTGTGGCACCTGGGATGAGCACGATTGGAGTGATGCTCCCATACACACCGCTCCATCATTTACTATTTACTGATTCTGATCTAGCTTGTCTCGTGATGACAAGTGCAAATCCATCAGGGATGCCAATTCTTTTTAAGGATGAAGATGCCCTTCAATATTTAGCGACAATAGCTGATTTCTATCTCGTCCATAATCGTGAGATACTTCATCCCGTAGATGATTCTGTTATTCAAATGAATGATGGAAAGCTTGATTTTCTGCGCCGGTCAAGGGGTTATGTCCCAGACCCATTTTCAACTAGTCAAGATGTGACAGGAATTGTGGCTTTCGGAGGTCAGCAAAAGACTACGTTTACGATTGGTCGAAATGAGCAGATTTTTGTCGGTCCTCATATTGGTGATTTAGAAAATATTGAAACGATAGATCATTATGAACAAGAATTAGAACATCTATTAAGGTGGATTGATACCCCGAAAACCACGGCTGTTATCGATGCACATCCAGCCTATCATATTCAGAATCTGGCAAAAGAATACAAGTTTGATGAAATTATAGAGGTCCAGCATCATCATGCCCATATGGCTGCCTGTTTGGAGGAACATCAAATATCCGGTAAGGCTTATGGAATCATCCTTGATGGTACAGGCTTTGGTCTTGACGGTAACATATGGGGATTTGAAATTCTATATGGAGATCCTTTTGAGTTTGAGCGCATCGCCCATTTACACTATACTCCCCTTCCCGGAGGTGAAAAGTGTATTCGCGAGCCATGGCGAAATGCTGCTGCCATGCTTATCTCGCTTCATGGAGAGGAGGGCATGGCTCTTGCAAAAGCTATTTTTACAGATAAATTATCAGAGATTGATATTTTGAATGCAATGATTAAAAGGAATGTTAATACTGTTTACGCCGGGACATGTGGAAGGTTGTTCGATGCGGTAAGTGCCCTATGCGGTGTAACGAAAGTTTCCAGTTATGACGGAGAAGCTGCGATACAGTTAGCAGAACTTGCGGACGACAGGGTCCTGTTCGAACCTTACCCATTTGAATTAATGAACAAAGAGTTATTAACAATTAATTTTTCAAAAATGGTGAAAGAAATTGCTTTAGATGTTATTACAGGGAAGGAAGTCAAAACAATTAGCGGAAGATTTCATGAAACTGTTGTTCAAGCTATTGTCAGTGCCTTGGTGTATTTGAATGAAAAAAATCCTGCTGCTGAGAAAACGGTGGTTTTGTCTGGCGGAAGTTTCCATAATCGTTATTTAAGAAAAAGAATTACTGCTGAATTGAGAGAAAGGTCTTTTAAAGTGTTTGTTCCTGAAAAGGTTCCTTGTAATGATGGGGGATTATCTTTCGGGCAATTAATCGTTGCTGCTGCAAAAAGGAGTGTTAATCAATGTGCGTTGGAGTACCAGCAAAGGTAG
- a CDS encoding SCO family protein, translating to MKTRFLLIFLVISTLLMTACGKKEIENPLNWPVKDFTATTQDNKQLGLKDLKGKVWISDFIFTSCVDVCPPMTSNMSKIQKMVKEEGLKDVEFVSFSVDPTVDTPEVLTRYANQFGVDFKNWTFLTGYSQAFIEEYAMKNFKTIVKKPEEGNQVIHQTFLYLVDQEGNIKKSYKGDRDVPFDDIINDIKTLQ from the coding sequence ATGAAGACTCGGTTTTTGTTAATTTTTTTAGTGATTAGTACGCTGTTAATGACAGCATGTGGAAAAAAAGAAATTGAAAATCCTTTAAATTGGCCGGTAAAGGATTTTACAGCTACTACACAGGATAACAAGCAATTAGGATTAAAGGATTTAAAGGGTAAGGTGTGGATTTCTGATTTTATTTTTACAAGCTGTGTGGACGTTTGCCCGCCAATGACATCTAATATGAGTAAAATACAAAAAATGGTGAAAGAGGAAGGCTTGAAGGATGTGGAATTCGTCTCCTTTAGTGTCGATCCAACAGTAGATACACCTGAAGTATTGACTCGTTATGCCAATCAATTTGGTGTGGATTTTAAAAATTGGACGTTTCTAACAGGGTATTCTCAAGCGTTTATTGAAGAATATGCAATGAAAAATTTTAAAACGATTGTCAAAAAACCAGAAGAGGGCAATCAAGTCATACATCAAACCTTTCTTTATTTAGTTGATCAGGAAGGAAATATCAAAAAATCATATAAAGGGGACAGGGATGTTCCTTTTGATGATATAATCAACGATATTAAAACATTGCAATAG
- the hypE gene encoding hydrogenase expression/formation protein HypE, whose amino-acid sequence MEKYISLAHGDGGELSNRLIKEVFIEAFGDGNAALFDAASLTISTPRIAVTTDSFVIKPVFFPGGSIGKLAVAGTVNDLAVSGAKPAFLTCGFVIEEGFPISDLKKIVTDMAYEAKKTGVTIVAGDTKVVERGSADGVYINTTGIGIYENNNGCSLEFEEGDAIIVSGTIGDHGIAVLAARGELGISVPIESDCASLNKMLAGVLTSTDGVRIMRDPTRGGLATTLVEIAEDFQLTMKIDELDLPVKEEVHGVCDLLGFDPLYLANEGKAIIVVANRDKEKVIDILRKFPEGRDAVVIGSIIGKGKGQLLLETPLGSKRLLTRLSGTMFPRIC is encoded by the coding sequence ATGGAGAAATATATCAGCTTAGCACATGGTGATGGCGGGGAATTGAGCAATCGATTAATTAAAGAGGTATTCATTGAAGCCTTCGGGGACGGCAATGCAGCCCTATTTGATGCGGCATCTTTAACGATATCTACACCTAGAATTGCAGTTACAACTGACTCGTTTGTCATTAAACCTGTATTTTTTCCCGGCGGGTCAATTGGTAAATTAGCGGTCGCTGGGACTGTGAATGATCTGGCCGTAAGTGGGGCTAAACCTGCTTTTTTAACTTGCGGTTTCGTTATTGAAGAAGGCTTCCCGATTTCTGATTTAAAAAAAATTGTCACAGATATGGCATACGAAGCAAAGAAAACAGGTGTAACCATTGTGGCCGGTGATACTAAAGTAGTAGAACGAGGCAGCGCAGATGGAGTTTACATTAATACGACCGGAATTGGAATCTATGAAAATAATAATGGCTGCAGCCTTGAATTTGAAGAAGGAGACGCAATCATCGTGTCAGGCACAATAGGGGATCACGGGATTGCTGTTCTTGCTGCAAGAGGCGAACTTGGAATATCAGTTCCGATTGAAAGCGATTGTGCATCTTTGAATAAAATGCTAGCTGGTGTTCTCACTTCTACTGATGGTGTACGGATCATGCGTGACCCAACAAGAGGAGGACTGGCCACTACGTTGGTTGAAATCGCTGAAGATTTTCAATTAACGATGAAAATTGATGAACTTGATTTACCTGTTAAGGAAGAAGTTCATGGGGTTTGTGACTTATTGGGTTTTGATCCACTGTATCTTGCAAATGAAGGAAAAGCGATAATTGTTGTAGCCAATCGTGATAAAGAGAAAGTGATTGATATTTTGCGTAAATTTCCTGAAGGAAGAGATGCTGTTGTTATTGGTTCCATCATTGGAAAAGGAAAAGGACAGTTATTATTAGAAACACCGCTTGGCTCAAAACGATTATTAACGAGATTATCAGGAACGATGTTTCCGAGAATATGTTAA
- a CDS encoding DUF2535 family protein gives MLFKSLEFKNDVGQKVKVMDIPVLEEDSTYKFMIQVRLQTFLASIDQESKPKRCYSFKEYLKKVMKWPDYEQLFEVGELKHNA, from the coding sequence TTGTTATTCAAAAGCCTAGAGTTCAAAAATGATGTTGGACAGAAGGTTAAAGTCATGGATATTCCTGTATTGGAGGAAGATAGTACATATAAATTTATGATCCAAGTCCGTTTACAGACGTTTCTAGCTTCCATTGATCAGGAAAGCAAGCCAAAGAGATGTTACTCCTTTAAAGAGTATTTAAAAAAGGTCATGAAATGGCCGGATTATGAGCAGCTGTTTGAAGTAGGAGAATTAAAACATAACGCATAG
- a CDS encoding Ger(x)C family spore germination protein, whose product MPNHPKWKMLVVLFSCIIFISGCVERKQLEKLGLITAVGYDLEKENHIRGTAVVHKFDPLAKNLTKVITSEAYTSKTLRQKQNLETDQELVSGQLRCVIYSKELAERGIIQLADALNRDPTIGNTVFLTVTDWKASSIITMEKENVKVDLGTYLYNLIKQNVESEQLLPPTLYEFNHAYDDHGRDPVLPILKLKKGNVILSGMALFHDDRAVAEIKGDKLFYLKILSDKFKSGTHEMGFKRSRFKRIIRNEQGNRFRTVYNKFFINIDNLHSNTKIKLVDKKNLRFKVEIKIESRLLEATEILDLANPKNIKFIEKVVNKEMEKEIKNLLIFFQEKQVDPVGFGNKYIANNRGKMLSKKEWKDKYKDATFDVHVNNTIVKTGVTD is encoded by the coding sequence ATGCCGAACCATCCTAAATGGAAAATGCTCGTTGTGCTTTTTTCATGTATCATTTTCATTTCAGGGTGTGTGGAGAGAAAACAGTTGGAAAAGTTAGGACTTATTACGGCAGTTGGATATGATTTAGAAAAAGAAAATCATATTAGGGGAACGGCTGTTGTACATAAATTTGATCCTTTGGCAAAAAATTTGACCAAAGTAATTACAAGTGAAGCCTATACGAGCAAGACCCTAAGGCAAAAGCAGAATCTTGAAACGGACCAAGAGCTCGTATCTGGTCAGCTTAGATGTGTCATTTACAGTAAGGAATTAGCAGAAAGAGGCATTATTCAACTTGCTGATGCCTTAAATCGTGATCCTACTATAGGAAATACGGTTTTTTTAACAGTGACTGACTGGAAGGCTTCTTCGATAATAACAATGGAAAAAGAGAATGTGAAGGTTGATCTAGGGACCTACCTATATAATCTAATTAAACAAAATGTCGAAAGTGAGCAGCTTCTTCCGCCGACACTTTATGAATTTAATCATGCCTACGATGATCATGGGAGGGATCCAGTCTTACCCATTTTAAAACTTAAGAAGGGGAATGTGATTCTTTCGGGGATGGCGCTATTCCATGATGATCGGGCTGTGGCAGAAATAAAAGGTGACAAGCTTTTTTATTTAAAAATATTATCTGATAAATTTAAATCAGGGACGCATGAAATGGGTTTTAAACGTTCCCGATTTAAAAGGATTATCAGAAATGAACAAGGAAATAGATTTAGAACGGTTTACAATAAATTTTTTATTAATATTGATAATCTTCACAGTAATACAAAAATCAAATTGGTCGATAAAAAGAATCTCCGTTTTAAGGTGGAAATAAAGATAGAATCTAGATTGTTAGAAGCTACAGAAATATTGGATTTGGCTAATCCAAAGAATATTAAGTTTATCGAAAAGGTTGTAAATAAGGAAATGGAAAAGGAAATAAAAAATTTACTCATCTTTTTCCAAGAGAAACAAGTTGATCCAGTAGGATTTGGAAATAAATATATAGCAAATAATCGCGGAAAAATGCTTAGTAAAAAGGAATGGAAAGATAAATATAAGGATGCAACATTTGATGTTCATGTAAATAACACGATTGTCAAAACCGGGGTGACAGATTAA